In a genomic window of Bradyrhizobium ontarionense:
- a CDS encoding serine hydrolase domain-containing protein: MSGVRTSVWFATTLLFAGLFTNHAIAEDAGRAGFPQADWPTAAPEDEGMDSAALVKLIAYGKTRSFDSVLVVRHGRIVLDASYAPYASDRPHVVKSTTKAVIGTLIALLLRDGVLDSLDHPVVDFFRDRKIENLDDRKKAITVRHLLNMTSGLDWDEGLDGGHEQSLIDLGRSTNWVQYVLDRPMALAPGEAFYYSSGGTHLLSAIITKLTGKPASDYANDKLFGPLGIAPPFWQRDPQGITAGGFGLSLKPRDMARIGYLYLRGGRWGDQQVVPPDWIETVNHATVDMRARFEPGLRYANLFWALPERHVFMSVGYHCQMIMVMPQQDIVAVTTARDFCGFRKVAETVASAVQSADALPRSPDAAASLARAIADVAAEKEERAGAAPETAASIAGKVYNFQRNPIGLKSLGLTYAGTELQLVWEAYRFDRLGELIRRESPIGMDGRYRRGSATEPGTPMVKGAWTDARTLLVDLQTPGQDDQRKWALTFAGSKVTLKTRVRYGQELTIEGEAFN, translated from the coding sequence ATGTCCGGAGTCAGGACCAGCGTCTGGTTTGCCACCACCCTGCTGTTCGCCGGCCTGTTCACCAACCACGCCATCGCCGAGGACGCGGGCCGAGCCGGCTTTCCGCAAGCCGACTGGCCGACTGCCGCCCCCGAGGACGAAGGGATGGATTCGGCGGCACTCGTGAAGCTGATCGCCTATGGCAAGACGAGAAGCTTCGACAGCGTCCTGGTCGTGCGTCACGGACGGATCGTGCTGGATGCGTCCTACGCGCCTTATGCCAGCGACCGTCCGCACGTCGTCAAGTCGACCACCAAGGCCGTCATCGGCACGCTGATCGCGCTGCTGCTCCGCGACGGCGTGCTCGACAGCCTCGACCACCCGGTCGTGGATTTCTTCCGTGACCGCAAGATCGAGAATCTCGACGACCGCAAGAAGGCGATCACGGTCCGCCACCTCCTCAACATGACGAGCGGGCTCGACTGGGACGAAGGGCTCGATGGCGGCCACGAGCAGTCGCTGATCGATCTCGGCCGCAGCACCAACTGGGTTCAGTACGTGCTCGACCGTCCGATGGCGCTGGCCCCGGGCGAAGCATTCTACTACAGCAGCGGCGGAACGCATCTGTTGTCCGCCATCATCACCAAGCTGACCGGAAAACCGGCCTCCGACTATGCCAACGACAAGCTGTTCGGTCCGCTCGGCATTGCCCCACCCTTCTGGCAGCGCGATCCGCAGGGCATCACCGCCGGCGGCTTCGGGCTTTCGCTGAAGCCGCGCGACATGGCGCGGATCGGCTATCTCTATCTGCGTGGCGGCCGATGGGGCGATCAACAGGTTGTGCCGCCGGACTGGATCGAGACTGTCAATCACGCCACGGTCGACATGCGCGCGCGCTTCGAGCCGGGCCTGCGCTATGCCAACCTGTTCTGGGCGCTGCCGGAGCGCCATGTCTTCATGTCGGTCGGCTATCACTGCCAGATGATCATGGTGATGCCGCAGCAGGATATCGTCGCGGTGACGACCGCGCGCGACTTCTGCGGCTTCCGCAAGGTCGCCGAGACGGTCGCAAGCGCCGTCCAATCCGCCGACGCGCTGCCGCGCTCGCCGGACGCAGCGGCCAGCCTCGCGCGCGCCATTGCCGATGTCGCCGCCGAGAAGGAGGAGCGCGCCGGCGCAGCGCCGGAGACCGCGGCGAGCATCGCCGGCAAGGTCTACAATTTCCAGCGCAACCCGATCGGCCTGAAATCGCTGGGCTTGACCTATGCCGGCACCGAGCTGCAGCTGGTGTGGGAGGCTTATCGGTTCGACAGGCTGGGCGAGCTTATACGGCGCGAGAGCCCGATCGGGATGGATGGCCGTTATCGCCGCGGCAGTGCCACCGAGCCGGGAACGCCGATGGTCAAAGGCGCCTGGACCGACGCGCGGACATTGCTCGTCGACCTTCAGACCCCGGGCCAGGACGACCAGCGCAAATGGGCGCTCACTTTCGCCGGCAGCAAGGTGACGCTCAAGACCAGGGTTCGCTACGGCCAGGAGCTGACGATCGAAGGCGAAGCTTTCAACTGA
- a CDS encoding serine hydrolase domain-containing protein, with amino-acid sequence MSKTGPNLFRLVLCGFLALAAGSAWADEKVWPKPDWQTATPEDEGMDSAALAKLVTSGKTLRFDSLLIARHGRIVLDAAYDPYKTDDLHIINSSTKAVVSTLIAMLHKDGTLDSLDHPVLDLFSDRKVANVDERKRAITVQHLLNMTSGLDWDEGYNGGAERSIVEMTASPDWVQYILDRPMAHAPGETFYYDSGNSHLLSAIVTKLTGRSAEEFASERLFAPLGITNHAWFKDPQGVSGGGFGLALKPRDMAKIGYLYLRRGRWGEQQLLPPDWIEAVNHATTSMEATFDPGLSYVDQFWALPDRNVFMTVGYHCQVIMVLPDPDIVAVMTARDFCSLRKLANEISAAVKSDSALPAAPEAAANLATAVKDATTEVPSPVGAVPEIAAAISGKTYTFPPSPVGIRAITLYLDADPHVAWDIPERGSENGILHLQSPIGLDGIFRKTAQSRPWQPFAYRGMKGSWIDATTFAIDVQFIGQGEERSWLLTFAGDKLTMKTRGRYGKDVTVEGNVVQ; translated from the coding sequence ATGTCGAAGACCGGACCGAACCTCTTTCGGCTCGTACTGTGCGGCTTTCTTGCGCTTGCAGCTGGCAGCGCATGGGCCGATGAGAAAGTCTGGCCCAAGCCCGACTGGCAGACGGCCACGCCGGAAGACGAAGGGATGGATTCCGCGGCGCTGGCGAAGCTGGTCACTTCCGGCAAGACGCTCCGGTTCGACAGCCTGCTGATCGCGCGTCATGGCCGGATCGTGCTCGACGCCGCCTACGATCCCTACAAGACGGACGATCTGCACATCATCAATTCGTCGACCAAGGCGGTGGTCAGCACGCTGATCGCGATGCTGCACAAGGATGGGACGCTCGACAGCCTCGATCATCCGGTGCTCGATTTGTTCAGCGATCGCAAGGTCGCCAATGTCGACGAACGCAAGCGCGCGATCACCGTGCAGCACCTGCTCAACATGACCTCGGGCCTCGACTGGGACGAGGGCTACAATGGCGGCGCCGAGAGGTCCATCGTCGAGATGACCGCGAGCCCCGACTGGGTGCAGTACATCCTCGACCGGCCGATGGCCCATGCGCCGGGTGAGACCTTCTACTACGACAGTGGCAACTCGCATCTGCTCTCCGCCATCGTCACAAAGCTCACAGGCCGGAGCGCGGAGGAGTTCGCCAGCGAAAGGCTGTTCGCCCCGCTCGGCATCACCAACCACGCCTGGTTCAAGGATCCGCAGGGCGTCTCCGGCGGCGGCTTCGGGCTGGCGCTGAAGCCGCGCGACATGGCCAAGATCGGCTATCTCTATCTGCGCCGCGGCCGTTGGGGCGAGCAGCAGTTGCTGCCGCCCGACTGGATCGAGGCCGTCAACCACGCCACGACCAGCATGGAGGCGACGTTCGATCCGGGCCTGAGCTATGTGGACCAGTTCTGGGCGCTGCCGGACCGCAACGTCTTCATGACCGTGGGCTATCACTGCCAGGTCATCATGGTTCTGCCCGATCCGGATATCGTAGCCGTGATGACCGCGCGCGACTTCTGTTCGTTGCGCAAGCTCGCGAACGAGATTTCGGCAGCCGTCAAATCCGACAGTGCCCTGCCCGCCGCGCCGGAAGCCGCGGCGAATCTCGCAACGGCCGTCAAGGACGCGACAACGGAGGTTCCGAGCCCGGTCGGCGCGGTGCCGGAAATCGCGGCAGCCATCTCAGGCAAGACCTACACTTTCCCGCCCAGCCCGGTCGGCATCAGGGCGATCACGCTTTATCTGGACGCCGATCCTCATGTTGCATGGGACATCCCGGAGCGGGGCTCGGAGAATGGCATTCTGCACCTGCAAAGCCCGATCGGCCTGGACGGCATCTTCCGCAAGACCGCCCAGAGCCGCCCCTGGCAACCCTTCGCCTATCGCGGCATGAAAGGCAGCTGGATCGACGCCACGACATTCGCGATCGACGTGCAGTTCATCGGCCAAGGCGAAGAACGAAGTTGGCTCCTCACCTTCGCCGGCGACAAGCTGACGATGAAGACCCGGGGACGATACGGCAAAGATGTGACGGTCGAAGGCAACGTAGTCCAGTAG
- a CDS encoding PepSY-associated TM helix domain-containing protein, whose protein sequence is MSKFPIKPLLLQIHSVAGLAAALVLAMMGITGAIMSFEDEIQAGLNASLAHVPPGAVAPLAPGELVARLQADPDGGKVAAITLSRDPSAAVRIRFARGEDGARPSSVFVDPRDGHVLGTPRGEAFFATVRRLHRWLLLPGDGNGAGRQITGAAVLGLVVLLITGLVLRWPRRAGSAALWLKPQLGLSGRGLHRSLHTVIGTWLLPVYLVMALTGLSYSYGWYKDGLTWLLAPASPPMQMSSPKAPRDGRSESRPEPQPVALDLVWATVLREAGDRFSTVQLTLPAGAGTAVRVRSWLHDANDGARDEFRVDGVSGRLLAAERYADKTPGERALARILDIHRGSILGLPGQIVFMMAGALMPLFAVTGVLLYVSRRRLRRPRQAPSIQLVPGE, encoded by the coding sequence ATGAGTAAATTCCCGATCAAGCCCCTCCTGCTGCAGATCCACTCCGTCGCGGGCCTCGCCGCGGCGCTGGTCCTCGCCATGATGGGCATCACCGGCGCGATCATGAGCTTCGAGGACGAGATCCAGGCCGGTCTCAACGCCTCGCTGGCGCACGTGCCGCCGGGTGCGGTGGCGCCGCTTGCGCCGGGCGAGCTCGTCGCGCGGCTGCAGGCCGATCCGGACGGCGGCAAGGTGGCCGCGATCACGTTGTCGCGCGATCCGTCGGCGGCGGTGCGCATCCGCTTCGCGCGTGGCGAGGATGGCGCACGACCGTCCTCGGTGTTCGTCGATCCGCGTGACGGCCACGTGCTCGGCACCCCCCGCGGCGAAGCATTCTTCGCGACCGTACGACGGCTGCATCGCTGGCTGCTGCTGCCCGGCGACGGCAACGGCGCCGGCCGGCAGATCACCGGCGCCGCCGTGCTCGGGCTCGTCGTGCTGCTGATCACAGGCCTGGTGCTGCGCTGGCCGCGGCGGGCCGGCAGCGCCGCCCTGTGGCTGAAGCCGCAGCTTGGATTGAGCGGGCGCGGCCTGCACCGCTCGCTCCACACCGTCATCGGCACATGGCTGCTGCCGGTCTATCTGGTGATGGCGCTGACCGGCCTGTCCTATTCCTATGGCTGGTACAAGGACGGTCTCACCTGGCTGCTCGCACCGGCTTCGCCGCCCATGCAGATGTCATCGCCGAAGGCGCCGCGCGACGGCCGGTCGGAATCCAGGCCGGAGCCGCAGCCCGTGGCGCTCGATCTGGTGTGGGCCACCGTGCTGCGCGAAGCCGGCGATCGCTTCTCCACCGTTCAGCTCACCCTGCCGGCCGGCGCCGGCACGGCCGTGCGCGTGCGATCGTGGCTGCACGACGCCAATGACGGCGCGCGCGACGAATTTCGCGTCGACGGCGTGAGCGGCCGGCTGCTGGCGGCCGAACGCTACGCGGACAAGACGCCGGGCGAGCGGGCGCTGGCTCGCATCCTGGACATCCACCGCGGCAGCATTCTGGGCCTGCCCGGCCAGATCGTCTTCATGATGGCGGGCGCGCTGATGCCGCTGTTCGCCGTCACCGGCGTGCTGCTCTATGTCTCCCGCAGACGCCTGCGCCGTCCGCGGCAGGCCCCGTCCATCCAGCTCGTTCCGGGCGAATGA
- a CDS encoding HXXEE domain-containing protein, with the protein MLDILTRHWVAAAGFMAAALLVLVPLLAAGWPWPLLLIFLHSPGYMIHQVEEHTGDRFRSFVNDVMFGGREALTTTDVLWVNCGAVWGIDLIALYVAWLAGPAWALVAPYLMLVNAIGHIGPALRFRGYNPGLVTGVILFIPLGMLTVLSIPATAAQHALGFGVSLLLHVIIAANAIRRAAHAGAAA; encoded by the coding sequence ATGCTGGACATTCTCACCCGCCATTGGGTCGCCGCCGCAGGCTTCATGGCCGCGGCGCTGCTAGTCCTGGTGCCGCTGCTCGCGGCCGGGTGGCCGTGGCCGCTGCTGCTGATCTTCCTGCATTCGCCGGGCTACATGATCCACCAGGTCGAGGAGCACACCGGCGACCGCTTCCGCAGCTTCGTCAACGACGTGATGTTCGGCGGTCGCGAGGCGCTGACCACGACCGACGTGCTCTGGGTCAATTGCGGCGCGGTCTGGGGCATCGATCTCATCGCGCTCTACGTCGCCTGGCTGGCCGGTCCCGCCTGGGCGCTGGTCGCGCCCTATCTGATGCTGGTCAACGCCATCGGCCATATCGGCCCGGCGCTGCGCTTTCGCGGCTACAATCCGGGTCTCGTCACCGGCGTCATCCTGTTCATTCCGCTTGGAATGCTGACGGTCCTCAGCATCCCGGCGACCGCGGCCCAGCATGCTCTGGGTTTCGGCGTGTCGCTGCTGCTGCACGTCATCATCGCCGCCAATGCGATCCGCCGCGCGGCGCACGCCGGCGCGGCGGCGTGA
- a CDS encoding Crp/Fnr family transcriptional regulator: protein MEANRTVITKLKEHSRLASDDLAEIRTLGLAPRELSDHEDLIRQGDEPDKSAVVLSGWVARYHLLPSGARQYLSFHMPGDWPDAQALFLDRMDHSVCAIGPATVASVSHKELIRAMSRRPALGFAIWRETLIDAAIFREAITNNSARGKPARMAHLFCELFYRARSLGLVRDDQLQLPVSLIQLGEALGMAIATINRTLVELRASRAVDFRSGTLMVHNWPRLRAIGEFDPCYLHLKKQPR from the coding sequence ATGGAGGCGAACCGGACCGTCATCACCAAGCTCAAGGAACATTCGCGGCTCGCGAGCGACGACCTCGCCGAGATCAGGACGCTCGGCCTCGCACCGCGCGAGCTATCCGATCATGAGGACCTGATCCGCCAGGGCGACGAGCCGGACAAATCCGCCGTGGTGCTGTCCGGGTGGGTGGCGCGCTATCACCTGCTGCCGAGCGGCGCACGGCAATATCTCTCGTTCCACATGCCGGGCGACTGGCCGGATGCCCAGGCGCTGTTCCTCGACCGCATGGATCATTCGGTCTGCGCGATCGGACCGGCCACCGTGGCCAGCGTGTCGCACAAGGAGCTGATCCGGGCGATGAGCCGGCGCCCGGCGCTCGGCTTCGCGATCTGGCGCGAGACCCTGATCGACGCGGCGATCTTCCGTGAGGCAATCACCAACAACAGCGCGCGCGGCAAGCCGGCGCGCATGGCGCATCTGTTCTGCGAGCTGTTCTACCGCGCGCGCTCACTTGGCCTCGTACGGGACGACCAGTTGCAACTGCCGGTCAGCCTGATCCAGCTCGGCGAGGCCCTGGGCATGGCGATCGCAACCATCAACCGTACACTGGTCGAGCTGCGTGCCAGTCGCGCCGTCGATTTCCGCAGCGGCACGCTGATGGTTCACAACTGGCCGCGGCTCCGCGCGATCGGCGAATTCGATCCCTGCTATCTGCACCTGAAAAAGCAGCCGCGCTGA
- a CDS encoding TetR/AcrR family transcriptional regulator yields MQEAPEILRKNPVQRRTRQTLDVIFEATAQLLQSGGGKGLSTNAIAERSGFSIGTLYSYFKDKTSLLRALALREFARQEAQFAEALEAHRGRGREAIVRAAVRQGFAPFAGRHRVRRYLLVLFGNDAELQKALHDVVERMTEGLIAAVGLDGEAMPPARRFILIRSALGPIRAAVMRESRLVEARELEDELVRLVLFLLEPDAAPARSV; encoded by the coding sequence ATGCAGGAAGCTCCTGAGATTCTTCGCAAAAACCCGGTGCAGAGGCGCACGCGCCAGACGCTGGACGTGATCTTCGAGGCGACTGCTCAACTTCTGCAGAGCGGCGGCGGCAAGGGCCTCAGCACCAACGCCATCGCCGAGCGCTCAGGCTTCTCGATCGGCACGCTCTACAGCTACTTCAAGGACAAGACCTCGCTGCTGCGCGCGTTGGCGCTGCGCGAATTCGCCCGCCAGGAGGCGCAGTTCGCGGAGGCCTTGGAAGCGCATCGCGGGCGCGGCCGCGAGGCGATCGTGCGCGCCGCGGTGCGCCAGGGCTTTGCGCCCTTCGCCGGCCGCCACCGTGTGCGGCGCTATTTGCTCGTGCTGTTCGGCAACGACGCCGAATTGCAGAAGGCGCTGCACGACGTGGTCGAACGGATGACCGAGGGCCTGATCGCCGCGGTTGGCCTCGATGGCGAGGCAATGCCGCCGGCGCGCCGCTTCATCCTGATCCGATCAGCACTCGGCCCGATCCGGGCCGCCGTGATGCGCGAGTCGCGGCTGGTCGAGGCACGCGAGCTCGAGGACGAGCTGGTGCGGCTGGTGCTGTTCCTGCTGGAGCCTGACGCCGCACCGGCGCGATCGGTCTAG
- a CDS encoding PAS domain-containing protein, whose product MTSKLRPARPVSRTRNALRASGMMKRFICEQNVAHFERLLAESKDAALLRTLRVLLASTRRELALLEATDLGADSSLPEPHRRPVADAVAIKRHFQQGFDASHHPYMLIDPGPGLYIADINAAYAAATFTDRQAIAGKSLFDVFPDNPDDRLADGVNNLYASLRTVVQTGRPHAMAVQRYDIRDADGVFVERHWQPINTPLHDDQGRLAFILHHVEDVTQDVKAG is encoded by the coding sequence ATGACATCGAAGCTGCGTCCCGCTAGACCGGTCTCCCGTACAAGGAACGCGCTCAGAGCATCCGGAATGATGAAACGGTTCATCTGCGAACAGAATGTCGCCCACTTCGAAAGACTTTTGGCCGAATCGAAAGACGCTGCTCTGTTGCGCACGCTCCGGGTCCTGCTTGCGAGCACCAGGCGCGAGCTTGCCTTGCTCGAAGCCACGGACTTGGGTGCCGACTCCTCGCTGCCGGAGCCGCACCGGCGGCCGGTTGCCGATGCGGTCGCGATCAAGCGGCATTTCCAGCAGGGGTTCGATGCCTCGCATCACCCCTACATGCTGATCGATCCAGGCCCGGGGCTGTACATCGCCGACATCAATGCGGCCTACGCCGCCGCGACATTTACGGATCGCCAAGCGATCGCGGGCAAATCGCTGTTCGACGTGTTTCCGGACAACCCCGACGACCGTCTCGCCGACGGCGTCAACAATCTCTATGCCTCGCTGCGAACGGTGGTGCAGACCGGGCGCCCCCACGCGATGGCGGTCCAGCGCTACGACATCCGCGATGCGGACGGCGTGTTCGTGGAGCGGCACTGGCAGCCCATCAACACGCCTCTCCACGACGATCAGGGGCGCCTCGCCTTTATCCTCCATCATGTCGAGGACGTCACGCAGGACGTCAAAGCGGGCTAG
- a CDS encoding TonB-dependent siderophore receptor — protein MTKCEGRRDPRCDRTGMYGALAVVGALTADLLCSPTPVHAQATLPPVTVDAPAAKRKLPSAAAAQQRRAQARPAPRRVQTATLPTRAERAAAEAAVLNAAKLNYRAMPSATTLRTGASPLNTAQSVNVVPEQVMKDQLPRNLDDALANISGVTQGNTLAGTQDAVMRRGFGDNRDGSIMRNGMPLVQSRGLTAAVESVEVLKGPASLLYGIMDPGGIVNTIGRRPELYQHGSVTLLGSAYANDKTGADGTLDVTGPIGDNGLAYRFIGYGVSEDYWRNFGRHREMLVAPSLAWYGDTTTVQLNYEHREFINPFDRGTAFVNGAPLAIPATRRLDEPYNNTWGQSDLVQASIEQRLNEDWKLNAAYSYNTETSNANQLRITAIKPTTGAETRSNDGTWGSLSRVSYGTSYLQGGFWIGGLRNEVMFGGDAQYRTIYRQDLIRQTVSTPFNVYNPTYGLLQPGTTISPGDSDQTDKLGTYSLFLQDTLHLTDRLALVGGVRYMDYEQIAGRGRPFTTNTNVAADKVLPLGGAILKLNDQLSLYASYTQSLKPNSTIAPLTGGVVLGSNIAPEEGTSWETGFKFDLDKRLSGTVAVYDIDKRNVLVSQTNASNVVEYTTAGKVRSRGAEVDVTGKLSESWSMIGSYGYTDARVTEDPVYAGKRLQNVALNTASLYLVYDFGTALPGKLRLGGGARYVGDRAGDAANSFVLPSYVVADLFATYETKHQNLPVVYQLNVKNLFDNVYYPSANSALNVAVGDSRRVSLSATVKF, from the coding sequence ATGACGAAGTGTGAAGGCCGGCGCGATCCTCGCTGCGATCGAACCGGCATGTATGGCGCCCTTGCCGTTGTGGGTGCCTTGACCGCCGACCTGCTCTGCTCCCCAACTCCCGTGCATGCCCAGGCGACGCTGCCACCGGTGACGGTGGATGCGCCGGCTGCAAAGCGCAAGCTTCCGAGCGCCGCCGCCGCGCAGCAGCGCCGTGCACAGGCGCGGCCAGCACCACGACGCGTTCAGACCGCGACGCTGCCGACGCGCGCGGAACGCGCAGCGGCGGAGGCCGCGGTGCTGAACGCAGCCAAGCTCAACTACCGCGCCATGCCGAGCGCGACGACCCTGCGGACCGGTGCCTCGCCGCTCAATACCGCGCAATCGGTCAACGTCGTGCCCGAGCAGGTGATGAAGGACCAGCTGCCACGCAATCTCGACGACGCGCTCGCCAACATCAGCGGCGTCACCCAGGGCAACACGCTCGCCGGCACCCAGGACGCCGTGATGCGGCGCGGCTTCGGCGACAACCGCGACGGCTCGATCATGCGCAACGGCATGCCGCTGGTGCAGTCGCGCGGCCTCACGGCCGCCGTCGAGAGCGTCGAGGTGCTGAAGGGACCGGCCTCGCTGCTCTATGGCATCATGGATCCCGGCGGCATCGTCAACACGATCGGCCGGCGCCCCGAGCTCTATCAGCACGGCTCGGTCACGCTGCTCGGCTCGGCCTATGCCAACGACAAGACCGGCGCCGACGGTACGCTCGACGTCACCGGTCCGATCGGCGACAACGGCCTCGCCTATCGCTTCATCGGCTATGGCGTCAGCGAGGACTACTGGCGCAATTTCGGCCGCCACCGCGAGATGCTGGTGGCGCCGTCGCTCGCCTGGTACGGCGATACGACGACGGTGCAGCTCAACTACGAGCACCGCGAGTTCATCAACCCGTTCGATCGCGGCACCGCCTTCGTCAACGGCGCACCGCTGGCGATTCCGGCCACGCGGCGGCTGGACGAGCCCTACAACAACACGTGGGGGCAGTCCGACCTGGTCCAGGCCTCGATCGAGCAGAGGCTCAACGAGGACTGGAAGCTCAACGCGGCCTACAGCTACAACACCGAGACCTCCAACGCCAATCAGCTGCGCATCACCGCCATCAAACCGACCACCGGCGCGGAGACGCGCAGCAATGACGGCACCTGGGGCTCGCTCAGCCGCGTCAGCTATGGCACGTCCTATCTGCAGGGCGGCTTCTGGATCGGCGGCCTGCGCAACGAGGTGATGTTCGGCGGCGATGCGCAATATCGCACGATCTACCGCCAGGACCTGATCCGCCAGACAGTCTCGACGCCGTTCAACGTCTACAATCCGACCTACGGACTGCTGCAGCCGGGCACGACGATCTCGCCTGGTGACAGCGACCAGACCGACAAGCTCGGCACCTACTCGCTGTTCCTGCAGGACACGCTGCATCTCACCGACAGGCTCGCGCTGGTCGGCGGCGTGCGCTACATGGATTATGAGCAGATCGCCGGGCGCGGGCGTCCGTTCACGACCAACACGAATGTCGCCGCCGACAAGGTGCTGCCGCTCGGCGGCGCCATTCTCAAGCTCAACGATCAGCTCTCGCTCTATGCGAGCTACACGCAATCCCTGAAGCCGAACTCGACCATCGCCCCGCTCACCGGCGGCGTCGTGCTCGGCTCCAACATCGCGCCGGAGGAAGGCACCTCCTGGGAGACCGGCTTCAAGTTCGATCTCGACAAGCGGCTGTCCGGCACGGTCGCCGTCTACGACATCGACAAGCGCAACGTGCTGGTGTCGCAGACCAACGCCAGCAACGTGGTCGAATACACCACCGCCGGCAAGGTGCGCTCGCGCGGCGCCGAGGTCGACGTCACCGGCAAACTCTCCGAGAGCTGGAGCATGATCGGCAGCTACGGCTACACCGATGCCCGGGTCACCGAGGACCCCGTCTATGCCGGCAAGCGGCTGCAGAACGTCGCGCTCAACACCGCTTCGCTCTATCTGGTCTACGACTTCGGCACCGCCCTGCCCGGCAAACTTCGTCTGGGCGGCGGCGCGCGCTATGTCGGCGACCGCGCCGGCGACGCCGCCAACAGCTTCGTGCTGCCGTCCTATGTAGTCGCCGACCTGTTCGCGACCTACGAGACCAAGCATCAGAACCTGCCGGTGGTCTATCAGCTCAACGTCAAGAACCTGTTCGACAACGTCTACTACCCCTCGGCCAACAGCGCGCTGAACGTCGCCGTCGGCGATTCCAGGCGCGTGTCGTTGTCGGCCACGGTGAAGTTCTAG
- a CDS encoding CAP domain-containing protein, with translation MRELRFTSRGVRAVLVAALLALSAHAAFAEDTAPADQISAFRLKNGEGRVTRDTTLDRIAAEQARAMAEKDDLSHEVLGPFTRRVAPSQAGRAAENIAYGYDNFDKTLGQWINSPGHRKNLLLHQATKVGIASARTASGKRVYWAMVIAGDYETDKPKGKSKGKAVVAQTASKAGSKSEAKPATRWGAKPPASSSKDCHLSIKVIGLCI, from the coding sequence ATGCGGGAGCTTCGTTTCACGTCGCGCGGCGTTCGCGCGGTCTTGGTCGCAGCGCTGCTGGCGCTGTCGGCCCATGCGGCATTTGCCGAGGACACCGCGCCGGCCGACCAGATCTCGGCGTTCCGGCTCAAGAATGGCGAGGGCCGCGTGACGCGCGACACTACGCTCGATCGCATCGCGGCGGAGCAGGCGCGCGCGATGGCCGAGAAGGACGATCTCAGCCACGAGGTGCTCGGACCGTTCACGCGCCGCGTCGCGCCCTCCCAGGCCGGCCGCGCCGCCGAGAACATTGCCTATGGCTATGACAATTTCGACAAGACGCTCGGGCAGTGGATCAACTCGCCGGGCCATCGCAAGAACCTGCTGCTGCACCAGGCGACCAAGGTCGGCATCGCCAGCGCCAGGACCGCCAGCGGCAAGCGCGTCTATTGGGCGATGGTGATTGCGGGCGACTACGAGACGGACAAGCCCAAAGGCAAGAGCAAGGGCAAGGCCGTGGTCGCGCAGACTGCATCCAAAGCGGGGAGCAAGAGCGAGGCCAAGCCGGCGACGCGCTGGGGCGCCAAGCCACCGGCATCCTCGTCCAAGGACTGCCATCTCAGCATCAAGGTGATCGGCCTCTGCATCTGA